The DNA region GCATGCCGAGCAGCATTTCGATAAAAATAGGCCAGGTCAAAGCAAATAACGTAAGCTTGTTTGCTTTCTTCTTCTCCAACCCTCTCACCCGCGTCTTTCGCATTGAATGTATTCATAATCCGATCGTACGAGCGAGGCTGCCGAACCCCAAACGTTCTCTCGGCTAAACCAGTATCTCGATGTCGGCAAATTGGGACAAGTCCTTCAAGAAGCTTGGATAAGAAACGGAAATGCAGCCGCAATTCCGGATGACGGAGGGTGCTTCCAGACTGCTGGCCAACACCGCCGCCATCATCGCGATGCGATGGTCTCCACAGCTGTCCACGACCGCTGGCTGCAGCGGCCCGCTCCCGGCCCCGACCACCTTGATTTGATCGCGGTCAGACGCGGCGTCCACTCCAAATTGCACCAAGGCTTTGGCTGTAGTATCCAGCCGGTTGGTATCTTTATCCTTTAAGTCGCCGCAATCCTTAATGATGGAGACCCCGGAGGCAAAGGCGGAAATGGCCGCCAGCAAGGGCACTTCATCGATCAGGCTTTGGATGAGCTCCACTCCTTCGGTTTGTCCCGCAGCGGGGAGGGGCCCCGGACGGCAGCAAATATCGGCCACAGGCTCATTTGAAGCCAGCATCCGGCAGTTCTCCAGGGTTACATGAACTCCTCGCTCCCTTAGAACGTTCACATAGCCCAGCCTGGTCGGGTTTGCTCCGACATCGTTGATCTTCAAGTCCCCCTTCTCCTCATTCCGGCGGATTGCATAGGCGGTTAATAAGTAAGCGGCTGACGAAATGTCCCCGGGGACCTGCACCTCCTTGCCGGCAAAAGGCCTACCGCCCGTAATGGAGGTAACCTGACCATTGGTGACGATATCGATGCCGAAATACCGCATCAGTCTCTCCGTATGGTCGCGGCTTTGGCATTGCTGCCGATACTGGGTCGTTCCGTCGGCAAACAGGCCGGCGAACAGAACGGCGGATTTTTCCTGAGCGCTTGGCACGGTTGCGTCAACTTCGATCGCTCTTAAAGGATAGGTTCCGGTAATTTTGATCGGAAGGGTTCCCTCCCGCTCGAGATATTTGATTTCAGCCCCCATCTCCATCAGAGGTTTCACCACCCAATCCATCGGCCGCTTTGACAGCAGCCGGTTCCCCGACAATTCCGCCGAAAATGCGCTGCCTGCAAGCAGCGACATTAATAATCGCGCCGACGTAGCCGTATTGCCGATATCAAGTTTCCCGCCCGGCGGCCGCAAGCCGGTCAACCCCACGCCGTCAATCCACAAGTCTTCACCGTCCCAGACCAGCTTCACGCCGAGAAGCCGCAAGGCACGTATACAGCTCCATGTATCGGCCGACCTTAATATATTGCGGACCACTCCTCTGCCCTCGGCTATAGCGTTTAAAACGATGGCCCGCTGGGAAATCGACTTGTCGCCCGGCAGCTTGGCAAATACAAAATCTTGCCGCTTGCGGTTGGACTTGACCCGAATATCGAAGTTTCGCGGATACTTATTTAAGCCGATTGGCATTTTCCATTCCGATCCCACGCGCGATCACCTCATCGTCCGACATGATTTTGGAGTATCCGGCATCCGCTCCGGAGGGCAAGGGGATGATGCGGGTACTCGTTGCCGCGTAGCTGCGGTAGCGCTGGCGTTTGCGTTCAAGGCCCAGATTATTCTCGAAAACGTAAGGATACAGTTCGATATAGCTTTTCTCCCGCGCCAGCCGAATCAGCCTGCTCCCCGTTTCCGTGCGAATCATGACCGTCGAGGCCGGTTTTGAAGGTTTCCCCGTTTTGCTGGAATCGAATATATTGGGATCTCCATCGGCAATCGAAATGTCGGCGATCCCCGACCACCAATCCGGACAGGTCAGGCACCGGAAGGTTTTAAATTTCTTAAACTCTTCCACAAGCCGGTAAAACGGCAAAGCATGCGTTGTCCCGTCTTTGGTCTTCACGACGAATTTCCCCGGATATTCGCCGTCGCGGTAACGCATGTAAACCACGTCCTCCAAATCCAGGTTCAATATGTCGGTGATCAGATGTTCGGTACCGGCCCTGGTCGTGCTGGATGCGCAACCCAATTCCAGCGTGAAGGCGATTTTGCCGGCCAGCCGGGCGGCCTCCGCATTCCCTTCGAGATTCAGCAATTTTTGCACCCCCTGGATCTGGCAAGGCATTCCGATCACGCCGATTTTTTCGAATCGCGGGTCCTTCAATAGCTCGAGGTTAGGAGTCAAGCAGTAACTGGACTGGGCGCATTCGAGCACCTTGTCTATCGAATCCGTAATATATGCCTTTGGGATCCAGGGACGCTCTTCGTCCCGTCCCGCAACAATTACCGCATCCGCCAGCCGCTCTTCCAAAGCCGTAATGGCCAGTACAGTTCCCGCTCCCCCGGCCGCCGCTTTGCCGACGATCTCGCGGTCAGTCGCAGCCAACTGGTAGACTCCTTGATGAATGCCTACCCAGCGCTCCTCCTCCGTCCGGTTTCTTCCGAAAATCCGCAGCTCCGATTGCTTCGTCCCGGTGTCGTATCCCGGGCAAACCTCGGAGCATAAATTGCAATCCCGGCAAATGTCCGCGGCCTCCCCCGGATTCGCCCGGAATACGGGCAGGGGAGCGGCGCTATCGCTCATGGCCAGCAGTTCACGGGGACACGCCGCGACGCAAAGGCTGCATGAGGTGCACAGATCCTGATCGAGAATGTTCTCCTTTAAATTTAAGAATGATGCCATGTACATTCCTCCTATAACCAGCAAACGTTTGCACAAAAAGGTGAGCGGACGACCATCTCCGGATATTTTCGCGGCAATCCGCTCGGGTTGGACGAAGGCGCTTTACGCCAAACTGTTTATTGGTTTCAAAATCCGGCATGTTCCCATTGACCCCTCGCTCTGTCCAACTTCAGCAGCCATTCTTTGATTCGGGCCGCATCCTCGATGAACTCCGTCCAAACGGCGAATTTGCTCCGCAGGCCGTCCTTGCGCCGCTCCCGTAATTCCCGGTCGAACACTTGGTACCGCCCGTAGGATGTCTCCATTTTGTCCGGCAGCAGCAGGGCTGCGGGGGGAGTGGAGTAAATCGACAAAAGCTGGATCGCCGCTTCGATTTGCGCATCGTCTTCGTAACCGACAATCAGCAAATTGTATTGCGGATCAAAGGCCTGCAGCATCGCAAAGCGTACCGAGTTAAAGACGAGATTCGTCGTCGGCAAAATCGAGCTTTGCCCGGCCATGACGATCCATTCCATCCCGTCCCGCTCCGCCTGATGCGCCACCGCATCGATGTAATACGGGTATTTCTCCAAAGATTGATGCGCCAAAAATTTGAAAATATCCCCTTCCGGCTGCCCGAAGAGAAAACCTGTCGGTTCGGTGATCAGAGCCGCGGCAGGAATCCCGGATTTTCTGAATTCCCGGTATAAATTCATCTGCGCCGTAAACTTGCCGATACAGCCTCTCGTAGCAAAAACGCCAACGCGCTTAATCCGCTTCGGCGCGGCAAACATCAGCGCTTCATTCTTGAACTGCTTCAAATAATTTTCGATCCGCGTACCGCTGGTGTCGAATTTGCGGTCGAGCTCGTCTAAAAGCTGCCGGCTAAAGCCATCCCCTACTTCAATGCTGATCCGTTGATCATGGATCCAGTCAATGGTATCGGCATCGTAAATTTCGTGGACGCTGACGACCTTAATCCCTTTGGCGGCAGCGCTGCGCACGAGTTCCCTCCACCGCACCGCCAGGTTATGCTCCTCCAACACGCCTTTGTTCCCCCCAAAGGAGGTCCCCGGATCATTCAGGATCAAGGTGTCGGCCTGATCCAACCCCTCTTCCATAGAACGATGAATAGGAATGCCGCAAGCCTGCCCTTCCACAACCTGGCCCGCGTCTTCACCGGAATGAAACACGAAATCGATTACGGACACAATTTGGAAGTCCAATAAATCGCGGAAACGGATCAGCCCTTGCGTAATTTTGTTAAAAGGGTACAAGGCGACCTTTTTCATGGAGCTACCTCCTTTCGTGCCGCTAACGGCTTTTGGCTTCGGACAACGCACGGAATTGTATCAATGGCCCCGCCAATTTATGGGCGTCCAGCACGCATTCGACATGCTCAATCCCGAATTTGCGCTTGAGTTGTTCCTTGCGCAGGGAAATCTCCTCTTCCGTCTTGACCAGATATTTGTCATAACCAACTTCAACCTTATTGGGAATCAACAGGGCAAAAGGCCGGGACCCGTTTCCGTAGATACGGAGCAGATCCATACAATCCCGGATTTGCTCGTCATCGTCATAACCTGCGATCAAGAGGGCCGCATCCGGCTGGAAGGCCCGTAAATAAGAGACTTTTGTGGAGGCAATGACGAAATTCTCGTTCGGAAGCAGCGAACCTTGCCCGGCCAGCAGAAAGAAGTCGTTTCCCGCCAGCTCCGCCTCGCGAACGGCGGCGTGGATGTAGTAGGGATATTGCGCCAGGCGGCGCTTGGCGATGAATTTCATAATATCGCCGCCCGGCTGATTGAACAGCGTCGCGGTCGGCTCGGTGATCATGGCTTTTGTCTTTTGGCCCAGCCGCCGCAATTCGCGAAGCAGGGTCATCTGAGTCGTAAATTTGCCCAAGCAGCCCCTGGTGGCAAAAATGCCGATCTTGCATATGTTCCGGTTAAAATTCAATATTTTGTGATCGAGAGCAAAGTAGTTTAAATAGACGGAAACCTCATCGTTTGGAGGAATAGCGTATTCTTCATCGAGGCGTTGTTCCAAAGAAGCGGGAATTTGCGGGTCAACATGGATGTTAATTTGTTTTTCTTTCAGCCAGGCCAGAGTGTCCTGGTCGATAATCTCGTGAACACTAACCACCCGGATGTTGTTCTCGTAAGCCGTTTGCACCAGAAGTTTCCAAAGATCCTTCAGATTATACCGGCTGTAAACCCCCTCGTTGTTCCCGAAGGCAGTCCCGGGGTCGTTCAAAATCAGCGTGCTGACGGAACCAAGGGCCTGTTCCAAATTGTCCGTGATCGGAATACCGTACGGTTTCCCTTCCATGACCTGGCCGACATCTTCACCGCGGTGAACAACAAAGTCAATGACGGCCTGGATCGAAAAATCGGTTAAATCCCTAAATCTCACAATGCCTTGCGTAATTTTGTTGTACGGATACAGCGCAACTTTTTTCACGTTTTTTCCTCCTTTTAATTTAATTTTCTATTGATGTTATTTCATGGATAGTTCACGCTGACTGAGTTTGGCCGATTTCGGGCATGAAATTTCATGGATGCAACGCCTTTTATTGGAAAACCCGATACAAAAAAAGGTACAGACGCTCAGAAAAAAACTGAGGCTATACCCAGGTGTCGATATTCGTAAGAAGATAAACGCCGTTACCCTTTGCTGGCGCCCGAAGTCAAGCCGTCGACAAGCAGCCGCTGCAGGAACATAAACAATAATGTGATCGGGAGCGCGATCAGAACCGCGCCCGCGGCAAACAGCGTGAAATTGCTATTTTGGATGCTGCTTACCATGTCCCACATCCCTACGGCCAGCGTCCAGTTTTCCTTCGTCCGCAAAACGAGCCGGGCAAAGATAAAATCGACCCAAGGACCGACGAACTGAGTCAACGCGATGTACGTCAGCATTGGCTTGGACAGCGGTAGAATGATGCGTGAGAAAATGGTAAAATTGCTGGCCCCGTCGATCCGCGCCGCTTCATCCAGCGAGCGGGGAATCGTATCGAGGAATCCTTTGGCGATAAACGTCCCGCCGAGCGGTGCCCCCGCCGCGTACACGATAATCAATGCAAAATGCGTATCGAGCAGATGCAGCTCCCGCAGCAGCAGATAAATCGCAATCATGCTCATGAATCCCGGGAACATGCCGAGCACGAGCAGGCCGGACAGCACCGTTTTGCGGCCGCGGAAGCGGAAGCGGGACAGCGCGTAGCTGGTCAGCAATACCAGAAGCACACCCAGCACCATGGAGCAGGCGGCAATTTTCAACGTGTTCAAATACCAGGTGCCGAACAGATACGTTTTCGAGGTGAAGAGCTCAGCATAATGAACTAATGTAAATTTTTCCGGAATCAGCGTTTTGCTGTAGAGCGATTTGCCCGGCCGCAACGAGCCGAATACGACCCAGAGCACGGGGTATACCGCGGCGATACACAGCAGGACAAGCACTAGATAACTGGCGCCAAGCCGAATCCCGTTTCTTATTTTCCGTGTGCTCATTGGATCATATCCTCCTCTTTAAACGACTTGGTTCTGCGGTAGTTGTATATCGAGAACGAGGCGATAATGACGAAAATAATGATCCCGATAGCAGAGGCCATGTTGTACTTATTCTGGTTCAGCGTCAGCTTATAGAGCCAAGTCACGAGCAGGTCGGTTGCCCCGGCGTATTGATAGTCCCCCTTCACCGGATCTCCCCCCGTCAGCAGGAAGATGGCGTTAAAGTTGTTGATGTTTCCGGCAAACTGCGCGATCAAGGTCGGCGCCGTCGTGAACAGAATCATCGGCAGCGTGACGATCTTGAATTTTTGGAATCCGGTAGCCCCGTCCACCTCGGCTGCTTCATACAAATCTTTCGGGATGGTGGTCAGCACGCCCAAAATAAGCAGCATGGACACCGGGATCCCTACCCACATGTTGACGACGATAACGGTGACTTTGGCCCAGAACGGATCGGTCAGCCACGGCAATCCCCCAAGTCCGAAATAACCGAGATACTGATTGATCGGCCCGAACTGGCCGTTAAACATATTTTTCATAACAAGCAGCGATATGAGCTGCGGAACCGCATAAGGAAGAATTAAAATCGTTCTCCACACCCCTTTAAAGCGGATGCCCTTCTGATTGATCAGCAAAGCCACGAGCAAACCGCCAAAATAGGTGGTTATCGTGGACAATACCGCCCAGATGATCGTCCAGGTCAATACGCCGTAAAAAGTATGGCTCCAGGTTTTAAGGACAACCAATTCTTTAAACGTCCCGAATCCGACCCAATCGACAAGCATCGCCGGCGGGATGTGTTTGGGAGCCGAGTAGTTGGTGAACGCAAGCATAACCATGAAAATGATCGGCATCACGGTAAAAAATAAAATGCCTGCGGCGGGAATACTTAAAAAGGCGACGGCGAATTTATAATCGAGCACGTACCGAACCGATTGTTTGAAATTGTTCGGCTTCTTGCCCCGCTCTCTTTCCTGTCCAATGTTACGGGCGTCCTTCACGTTCAATATATAAACAATGATAAAAACCGCCAGAAACAGCAGCGTAATCAAGCTTTGAATCATAATGAAAATGGAATGGTCCCCGTCCACCCATTTTCCTTTCACGAGCATTCTGGGCACTTCACCGAGCGTAATAATCCCCCAAATCGCCGTTCCCAAATTTTTGATCAAATAAGCGAGTCCCAGCGCCTCCACCGCCAAAAATAGCAAGCCCTTGATATATTGGCGGTTATAGAGTTGCCCAAGTCCCATGCAAACGATCGACAGTACGCTTGCGTTTCTCTTGTGTCGGTCCATTAACCTTCCTTCTCCTCTCCTCGAGAAACCGCCGGAGCGGTCCGCCGCCTGTTAAACGGCGGGCCGTTCCGGTTTCATTGTCCAAAGCATCCCGGACTTATTGGGCCACACCTTTGTTCAAGTCCGTAATTTGAGCAACCGTTTTTTCCATCGTCGTTTTCGGGTCGGCATTGTTGTTCCAGATTTCCGGGAGCGCCGCGTTCATCGGAGCCCAAACATTAGACATTTCCGGAATGGACGGCATCGGCTGCGAGTTTTTCGCTTGTTCCGCAAAGACGGACACGTACGGATCGTTTTTGATTTGATCGCTTGCCAGGGCTTCGAGATTCGTCGGAACCGCGCCTACTTTTTCGTACAGCAGAAGCTGGGCATCCTTCGTGGAAGCAAAATGCGCGAACATCTTAGCCGCGTTCGGATATTGGGTAAACGAATTGACGACCCATACCTTCGCTCCGGAGAACGTAATGGCGGTTTTGCCGTCCACCGTCGGGTACAGAGCCACGCCAAGATTGTCGCCAAGCGCCGCTTTGTATCCGGCCAGTTCCCAAGGACCGTTGATATCCATGGCTATATCGCCTGCAGAAAACAAACTGCGTTTGACGTCCGCGTTGATGTCCCCGCTGTTGATCGGCAAAATTTCTCTCAGGCTTTGGAATACTTTCAAGCCTTCGATCGCGCCGTCTTTGGCCAATCCGATATCATCCGGGTTCGTGCCGCCCTCGCCGAACAGGTAACCGCCCCCGCTGGCAATAAACGGATAGTTGAAATACATGTTGCCGGTTTCCCACATGATTGCGAATTTATTTTTTGCCTTGTCCGTAAACGTTTTACCAAAGGCCAGAACATCTTTGAAATCTTTCGGCGCTTCGGGAACCAGCGACTTGTTATAATACAGCGCCATCGTTTCCGCCGCTCTCGGATAGCCGTAAAGCACGCCGTCATAGGTGGCGCCTTGAACCGCAACTTCCGTATTGCTCTGTGCCGTTTCTTCGCCGAACACGTCATTGGCCAATATAAGCCCGGAGGTTGCGGCGTTGCCCAAATGATCATGCGGTACAATGAGCACGTCGGCGGCCAGCCCGGCGGGTCCGTCCTGCGTCAGTTTACCGATTTGGTCGGTCGGAGCCACTTCCTCGATTTTTATGTTAACACCGTATTTTTCGGTGAATTGCTTGGCGATTTCCTCCGTGAACGCCAGCTCTTCCTTACTTTCCCAAATGACAAGCTCGGCGCCATCTTCCGGAACGATTGTATCGGCCGTCACATTTTCGCCAGCGCCCGTATTTCCCGTATTTCCGGTTTGGTTTGGCGGTGCAGCCGTGCCCCCGTTATTGCTTGGTCCGCAAGCGGTGATGGAGACGGCCAGCGTCAACGCGGCAATCAAAGTCAATATCTTTTTGGACTTCGTCACATTAACCCCTCCTAAAATTTTAGTGGAATACCGTCATAAATCTTGCGCAAACGTTTTCTGAAAATGCTGAAATTTTTATGACCCCCTCTTCCCAACTGGTAAATTTCAGATTTTTCCTTTTTCGGAAGCGCTTTATTCAGGGATCATCATACAACAAGGTATAGACTACGCAAAAACGTTTGCACAGGTCATTTTTAAATGTTAATGCACCAATATCTTTAATTTTCTTTGTTTTCCTCCCCTTATCACAAAATATCTCTTCAATACTTCTTCTCGATTCCCGATTCCGTACTTGCTCGTACCCGCTTCCCCCTTAAGATCAAAGGTTTGCTCATTTCACTCAAAGGATTTTTTATCCGCGAATCCGCTTTATTTAAAGCGTTTTATTTCCATCTTGTGCAACGGTTTGAACAGTGTTATAATCTGGGACGATGAGACGAATACTACGTCTGTTCCCTCTTTCCATCATTCATAATTCGAAGGCTCTGCTATCGAAAGGTACATCCTCGGCCCTTTTTTCCGGCCCGGATGTGCTTTTTTTGCTTCCGAGGCGGTTTTGTACGAAGCTTGTGCTGACGTAGTGATGCTCACAAAACTTTTAGGAGGAATCTTATGCTGCTTGAAGCGATTTATCATCGTCCGAAACTCAATTGGGCCTATGCTTACGACTACCGTACGCTCCATCTGCGCCTGCGCTCGAAAAAAAACGATCTTACTGAGGTTTATGCTTTTGTCGGGGATAAATACATGTGGGATCAAAGCAAGGAGCTGCTTCCCTTGTCCCGCATGGCCAGCGACGAGCTGTTCGATTACTGGGAATGCGCCTATCAGCCGCCGCTGCGCAGAACAAGATACGGCTTTTTGCTGAAATCCGGCGACGAGGAAATCTGGATGACCGAAAGCGAATTTACCCGGGAGCGCCCTGCCGGGCCGGAACGCTTGTTTGAATTTCCGTTCATTAACCCGATCGATGTGTTTGCCCCTCCGGCTTGGGTGAAAGATGCGGTCTTCTATCAGATCTTCCCGGAACGCTTCGCCAACGGCGATCCGAGCATAAGTCCGAAGGGAGTTCTTCCCTGGGGCGGCAAGCCGGAGCGCACCAACTTTTTCGGCGGCGATTTGCAGGGCGTCATCGATCATCTCGACCATTTGAGCGAGCTTGGAATCACGGGCATATATTTTACGCCGCTGTTTGAAGCGACGACCAACCATAAATACGATACGGCGGACTATATGAAAATCGATCCGCACTTCGGCGACATCGCCACGGTCAAGAAGCTCGTAAACGCCTGCCATGAACGGGGAATCCGCGTGCTGTTCGACGCCGTGTTCAACCATTCGGGCAAAACGTTCGCTCCGTTTGTCGACGTGCTGGAAAAAGGCGAAAAATCCCGCTATAAAGACTGGTTTCACGTCCGCGAATATCCGCTGCAGGTCAAGGACGGGGTGCCGACCTACGATACGTTCGCTTTTGAGCCGCTGATGCCAAAGCTCAACACGGAGAACCCGGAAGTCAAGGAGTATTTGCTGAAGGTGGCGGAGTTCTGGATCAAGGAAGTCGGGATCGACGGCTGGCGGCTGGACGTAGCGAACGAAGTGGATCATCACTTTTGGCGCGATTTCCGCAAAACGGTCAAAGCCGCGAACCCGGACGCTTACATCCTCGGCGAAATTTGGCATGAATCCTCCGGCTGGCTGCAGGGCGACCAATTCGACGCCGTCATGAACTATCCGTTCACCGAAGCCGTGCTTGATTTCGTCGTCCGCGGCACGCTGGATGCCGCCGGATTCGCTCATGCGATCGGCAAGCAGCTGTCCCGTTATCCGCAGCAGGCAAGCGAGGTCGCCTTCAATCTCCTGGACAGCCACGATACGCCGCGCTTGCTGACGCTTTGCGAAGGCAACAAAGCCAAAATGAAGCTGGCCGCCCTGTTCCAGTTCACATACGCCGGTACGCCCTGCATTTACTACGGAGACGAGATCGGTCTCGACGGAGCAATGGACCCGGACTCCCGCAAATGCATGGAATGGGATGCGGACAAACAGGACCGGGAGCTGTTTAAGTTCTACCGCGAGCTGATTGCCGTCCGCAAAGTGCTGGCCCCGCTCCGCACCGGCTCGATCCGGTTCCTGATTGCCGAGGCGGGCGG from Paenibacillus macerans includes:
- a CDS encoding DUF1611 domain-containing protein, producing MKKVALYPYNKITQGIVRFRDLTDFSIQAVIDFVVHRGEDVGQVMEGKPYGIPITDNLEQALGSVSTLILNDPGTAFGNNEGVYSRYNLKDLWKLLVQTAYENNIRVVSVHEIIDQDTLAWLKEKQINIHVDPQIPASLEQRLDEEYAIPPNDEVSVYLNYFALDHKILNFNRNICKIGIFATRGCLGKFTTQMTLLRELRRLGQKTKAMITEPTATLFNQPGGDIMKFIAKRRLAQYPYYIHAAVREAELAGNDFFLLAGQGSLLPNENFVIASTKVSYLRAFQPDAALLIAGYDDDEQIRDCMDLLRIYGNGSRPFALLIPNKVEVGYDKYLVKTEEEISLRKEQLKRKFGIEHVECVLDAHKLAGPLIQFRALSEAKSR
- a CDS encoding maltose ABC transporter substrate-binding protein, which codes for MTKSKKILTLIAALTLAVSITACGPSNNGGTAAPPNQTGNTGNTGAGENVTADTIVPEDGAELVIWESKEELAFTEEIAKQFTEKYGVNIKIEEVAPTDQIGKLTQDGPAGLAADVLIVPHDHLGNAATSGLILANDVFGEETAQSNTEVAVQGATYDGVLYGYPRAAETMALYYNKSLVPEAPKDFKDVLAFGKTFTDKAKNKFAIMWETGNMYFNYPFIASGGGYLFGEGGTNPDDIGLAKDGAIEGLKVFQSLREILPINSGDINADVKRSLFSAGDIAMDINGPWELAGYKAALGDNLGVALYPTVDGKTAITFSGAKVWVVNSFTQYPNAAKMFAHFASTKDAQLLLYEKVGAVPTNLEALASDQIKNDPYVSVFAEQAKNSQPMPSIPEMSNVWAPMNAALPEIWNNNADPKTTMEKTVAQITDLNKGVAQ
- a CDS encoding Coenzyme F420 hydrogenase/dehydrogenase, beta subunit C-terminal domain yields the protein MASFLNLKENILDQDLCTSCSLCVAACPRELLAMSDSAAPLPVFRANPGEAADICRDCNLCSEVCPGYDTGTKQSELRIFGRNRTEEERWVGIHQGVYQLAATDREIVGKAAAGGAGTVLAITALEERLADAVIVAGRDEERPWIPKAYITDSIDKVLECAQSSYCLTPNLELLKDPRFEKIGVIGMPCQIQGVQKLLNLEGNAEAARLAGKIAFTLELGCASSTTRAGTEHLITDILNLDLEDVVYMRYRDGEYPGKFVVKTKDGTTHALPFYRLVEEFKKFKTFRCLTCPDWWSGIADISIADGDPNIFDSSKTGKPSKPASTVMIRTETGSRLIRLAREKSYIELYPYVFENNLGLERKRQRYRSYAATSTRIIPLPSGADAGYSKIMSDDEVIARGIGMENANRLK
- a CDS encoding carbohydrate ABC transporter permease — translated: MDRHKRNASVLSIVCMGLGQLYNRQYIKGLLFLAVEALGLAYLIKNLGTAIWGIITLGEVPRMLVKGKWVDGDHSIFIMIQSLITLLFLAVFIIVYILNVKDARNIGQERERGKKPNNFKQSVRYVLDYKFAVAFLSIPAAGILFFTVMPIIFMVMLAFTNYSAPKHIPPAMLVDWVGFGTFKELVVLKTWSHTFYGVLTWTIIWAVLSTITTYFGGLLVALLINQKGIRFKGVWRTILILPYAVPQLISLLVMKNMFNGQFGPINQYLGYFGLGGLPWLTDPFWAKVTVIVVNMWVGIPVSMLLILGVLTTIPKDLYEAAEVDGATGFQKFKIVTLPMILFTTAPTLIAQFAGNINNFNAIFLLTGGDPVKGDYQYAGATDLLVTWLYKLTLNQNKYNMASAIGIIIFVIIASFSIYNYRRTKSFKEEDMIQ
- a CDS encoding sugar ABC transporter permease, yielding MSTRKIRNGIRLGASYLVLVLLCIAAVYPVLWVVFGSLRPGKSLYSKTLIPEKFTLVHYAELFTSKTYLFGTWYLNTLKIAACSMVLGVLLVLLTSYALSRFRFRGRKTVLSGLLVLGMFPGFMSMIAIYLLLRELHLLDTHFALIIVYAAGAPLGGTFIAKGFLDTIPRSLDEAARIDGASNFTIFSRIILPLSKPMLTYIALTQFVGPWVDFIFARLVLRTKENWTLAVGMWDMVSSIQNSNFTLFAAGAVLIALPITLLFMFLQRLLVDGLTSGASKG
- a CDS encoding alpha-glycosidase encodes the protein MLLEAIYHRPKLNWAYAYDYRTLHLRLRSKKNDLTEVYAFVGDKYMWDQSKELLPLSRMASDELFDYWECAYQPPLRRTRYGFLLKSGDEEIWMTESEFTRERPAGPERLFEFPFINPIDVFAPPAWVKDAVFYQIFPERFANGDPSISPKGVLPWGGKPERTNFFGGDLQGVIDHLDHLSELGITGIYFTPLFEATTNHKYDTADYMKIDPHFGDIATVKKLVNACHERGIRVLFDAVFNHSGKTFAPFVDVLEKGEKSRYKDWFHVREYPLQVKDGVPTYDTFAFEPLMPKLNTENPEVKEYLLKVAEFWIKEVGIDGWRLDVANEVDHHFWRDFRKTVKAANPDAYILGEIWHESSGWLQGDQFDAVMNYPFTEAVLDFVVRGTLDAAGFAHAIGKQLSRYPQQASEVAFNLLDSHDTPRLLTLCEGNKAKMKLAALFQFTYAGTPCIYYGDEIGLDGAMDPDSRKCMEWDADKQDRELFKFYRELIAVRKVLAPLRTGSIRFLIAEAGGSKLAYERKLDGETVLVLLNNYDAGQTFEVSAAGASWEDRMSGQTYKTESGKLTVKLPAYGYAVLTENK
- a CDS encoding DUF1611 domain-containing protein; translation: MKKVALYPFNKITQGLIRFRDLLDFQIVSVIDFVFHSGEDAGQVVEGQACGIPIHRSMEEGLDQADTLILNDPGTSFGGNKGVLEEHNLAVRWRELVRSAAAKGIKVVSVHEIYDADTIDWIHDQRISIEVGDGFSRQLLDELDRKFDTSGTRIENYLKQFKNEALMFAAPKRIKRVGVFATRGCIGKFTAQMNLYREFRKSGIPAAALITEPTGFLFGQPEGDIFKFLAHQSLEKYPYYIDAVAHQAERDGMEWIVMAGQSSILPTTNLVFNSVRFAMLQAFDPQYNLLIVGYEDDAQIEAAIQLLSIYSTPPAALLLPDKMETSYGRYQVFDRELRERRKDGLRSKFAVWTEFIEDAARIKEWLLKLDRARGQWEHAGF
- the aroA gene encoding 3-phosphoshikimate 1-carboxyvinyltransferase, producing the protein MGSEWKMPIGLNKYPRNFDIRVKSNRKRQDFVFAKLPGDKSISQRAIVLNAIAEGRGVVRNILRSADTWSCIRALRLLGVKLVWDGEDLWIDGVGLTGLRPPGGKLDIGNTATSARLLMSLLAGSAFSAELSGNRLLSKRPMDWVVKPLMEMGAEIKYLEREGTLPIKITGTYPLRAIEVDATVPSAQEKSAVLFAGLFADGTTQYRQQCQSRDHTERLMRYFGIDIVTNGQVTSITGGRPFAGKEVQVPGDISSAAYLLTAYAIRRNEEKGDLKINDVGANPTRLGYVNVLRERGVHVTLENCRMLASNEPVADICCRPGPLPAAGQTEGVELIQSLIDEVPLLAAISAFASGVSIIKDCGDLKDKDTNRLDTTAKALVQFGVDAASDRDQIKVVGAGSGPLQPAVVDSCGDHRIAMMAAVLASSLEAPSVIRNCGCISVSYPSFLKDLSQFADIEILV